A DNA window from Candidatus Protochlamydia naegleriophila contains the following coding sequences:
- a CDS encoding cell division protein FtsQ/DivIB produces MFRINPPEEIPINRACLWILLSTLLVSGSAFMGWLYYQHAKEKRLQDEQYRIVAIVQSCPQQEGLKTGYLAELLELSLDQPINLYLFDLRAAEKKLLACPLIKSAFIQKILPGTLYIRYEMRTPVAYVGDFSNTAVDVEGYLFPFRPFFTPKKLPIVYLGLADADGKWGSCLAAQERLELAFDLLKFFKESNASDLQIKQVDVAEAYADSYGRRQVVIMLEESADKLSNDVVKAFLLRLNTEHYKQNIANFFSLQTALNERKKAKLPVTKAVCSADKYVIVDLRIPHLAFIKEES; encoded by the coding sequence ATGTTTAGAATTAATCCTCCAGAGGAAATTCCTATTAACCGTGCTTGTTTGTGGATTTTACTTTCGACCTTGCTTGTCTCAGGCTCGGCTTTTATGGGATGGCTTTATTACCAGCATGCAAAAGAAAAGCGCTTGCAAGATGAGCAGTACCGGATTGTGGCGATTGTGCAGAGCTGTCCTCAGCAAGAGGGTTTGAAGACAGGCTATCTGGCAGAACTCCTTGAGTTGTCTTTGGATCAGCCTATTAACCTTTATCTATTCGATCTTAGAGCTGCTGAAAAAAAACTTTTAGCCTGTCCTTTGATCAAGAGTGCCTTTATACAGAAAATTCTTCCGGGCACTTTATATATTCGCTATGAAATGAGAACCCCCGTTGCCTATGTAGGAGATTTTTCCAATACAGCTGTGGATGTAGAAGGATATCTCTTTCCTTTTCGTCCTTTTTTCACTCCCAAAAAACTTCCTATCGTCTATTTGGGCTTGGCGGATGCCGATGGTAAGTGGGGATCTTGCTTAGCGGCCCAGGAACGTCTCGAATTAGCCTTTGATCTCCTTAAGTTTTTTAAAGAGAGTAATGCGAGCGATCTACAGATCAAGCAGGTTGATGTAGCCGAAGCTTATGCAGACAGCTATGGGCGCAGGCAGGTGGTTATTATGCTTGAGGAGAGTGCGGATAAGCTCTCTAATGACGTTGTCAAGGCCTTTCTGTTGCGTTTGAATACTGAACATTACAAGCAGAATATAGCCAATTTTTTCTCTTTGCAAACGGCCTTAAATGAACGAAAAAAGGCAAAACTGCCGGTTACCAAAGCGGTGTGTTCGGCAGATAAGTATGTCATTGTCGATTTGCGAATTCCGCATCTTGCTTTTATCAAGGAAGAATCTTAA
- the cutA gene encoding divalent-cation tolerance protein CutA: MSGEMIEIHWTSGSLDEARRISRYLVQERYVACAQIIPWVESIYMWDNKLETAQESKIIFKTRAENYDKIKTAIEQNCKYEVPEITWVKIDGGNKSYMDWLQASTFVEALSH; this comes from the coding sequence ATGTCAGGGGAAATGATTGAAATTCATTGGACAAGCGGTAGTTTGGATGAAGCGCGGCGCATTTCTCGCTATCTTGTGCAAGAGCGCTATGTGGCGTGCGCTCAAATCATTCCGTGGGTCGAATCGATTTATATGTGGGATAATAAGTTGGAAACGGCTCAGGAAAGTAAGATTATTTTCAAGACGCGCGCTGAAAACTACGACAAGATTAAGACCGCGATCGAGCAAAACTGCAAATACGAAGTGCCTGAAATCACGTGGGTTAAAATCGATGGCGGGAATAAGAGTTATATGGACTGGCTGCAGGCCAGCACATTTGTTGAAGCGCTCTCTCACTAA